One region of Papaver somniferum cultivar HN1 unplaced genomic scaffold, ASM357369v1 unplaced-scaffold_131, whole genome shotgun sequence genomic DNA includes:
- the LOC113332297 gene encoding uncharacterized protein LOC113332297 yields MTEHLEHLSIVFELLRKYQLSVKESKCTFAQPSIGYLGHVISSEGVAVESDKIQSVLDWPVPTTVKRLRGFLGLAGYYRKFVKDFGKISAPLTKLLKKDSFIWTDEATVAFRALQ; encoded by the coding sequence ATGACAGAACATTTGGAACACTTATCCATAGTGTTTGAACTCTTGCGAAAATATCAGTTATCTGTGAAGGAATCTAAGTGCACTTTTGCACAACCATCAATAGGTTATCTGGGCCATGTCATTTCTTCTGAAGGTGTTGCAGTGGAAAGTGATAAGATTCAGAGTGTTCTGGATTGGCCAGTCCCAACAACAGTTAAAAGATTGAGAGGATTTCTTGGATTGGCAGGCTATTATCGAAAGTTTGTTAAGGATTTTGGGAAAATCAGTGCTCCATTAACTAAGTTGTTAAAAAAGGACTCATTCATATGGACTGATGAAGCTACTGTTGCTTTTCGAGCACTACAATAG